One region of Pogona vitticeps strain Pit_001003342236 chromosome 1, PviZW2.1, whole genome shotgun sequence genomic DNA includes:
- the LOC110085657 gene encoding olfactory receptor 5V1-like, with protein sequence METANLTVVKFFYLTELSDLPEVDTTLFVVILLFYLVTLAGNGAILLAIGTDVHLQTPMYFFLSNLSVLDVLCPTVTVPKMLQIFLSGDKRISFAGCVLQLFFLIDVVGTEIYLLAVMAYDRYVAICSPLHYTNIMSKRLCAQLAVGTWLTGFINSMVHTSLTFSLSFCGSNKINQYYCDLQPVTALSCSSTFLPELVRLLVAGITGGGAFLVTLISYIYIISAILRMRSAEGRRKAFSTCGSHLTVVCLFYGATIATYGCPVASYSPKQDRIVSMLYGILTPMLNPLIYSLRNKEVKKALVKALGLKRFEQMG encoded by the coding sequence ATGGAGACTGCCAACTTAACAGTTGTGAAGTTCTTTTATCTGACTGAACTCTCTGATCTCCCAGAAGTAGACACGACCCTCTTTGTAGTGATTCTGCTGTTCTACTTGGTCACCCTGGCAGGCAATGGGGCCATCCTCCTGGCGATAGGGACAGACGTCCACCTTCAGACCCCCATGTACTTCTTCCTCAGTAATCTCTCTGTGCTGGATGTCCTTTGCCCCACTGTCACAGTGCCAAAGATGCTCCAGATCTTCCTATCAGGGGACAAGCGCATATCCTTTGCTGGCTGTGTGCTGCAGCTCTTCTTTCTCATTGATGTGGTGGGCACTGAAATATATTTGCTGGCTGTGATGGCATATGACCGCTATGTGGCAATATGCAGCCCCTTGCACTACACAAACATCATGAGTAAAAGGCTGTGTGCTCAACTGGCTGTTGGGACATGGCTAACAGGCTTTATCAATTCCATGGTTCACACCTCACTGACCTTTTCATTATCCTTCTGTGGGTCCAACAAAATTAACCAATATTACTGTGACCTTCAACCAGTTACGGCTCTCTCTTGCTCTTCTACCTTTCTCCCTGAACTAGTCCGCCTTCTTGTGGCTGGCATCACAGGAGGTGGTGCTTTTCTGGTCACCCTGATCTCTTACATCTATATTATTTCTGCTATCTTGCGCATGCGCTCTGCTGAGGGCAGGCGCAAGGCTTTTTCCACCTGTGGGTCCCACTTGACTGTCGTCTGCCTTTTTTATGGGGCTACCATTGCTACCTATGGTTGCCCTGTCGCTTCTTATTCCCCCAAGCAAGACAGAATTGTTTCCATGCTGTATGGAATTCTTACTCCTATGTTGAACCCTCTGATCTACAGTCTAAGAAATAAGGAAGTGAAGAAAGCCTTGGTCAAAGCACTTGGCCTAAAACGGTTTGAGCAAATGGGTTAG